The stretch of DNA TAGTCCGTTGTGCCTCCGCCCCGTGTGTTTCCACCGGGGCGGTTTGTGTTTCTCTGCCAGGTGGGGTGATTCTGTTTTTTCTGCTCCCGTATTTCATAGCCGGGATAATTATGTCTGTTGCCCGGTGGTGTCCAGTCCGGGTTGGGATGCCTTGGGATGTTTTGGGCAAAAAGGAGTCCGGGGAGTAAGAAAAGACAGATTCCCAGTATTATTCCTTTAAATTTCATTTTTGCCTCCTTTTTTTGTCAGTTTTAATCTGTCCGGCTGATTCGAAAAAGACAGCCTTTTTATAAAAAAGCCTTCGCATTCTCTTTTTTTCGGCAGATTAGATTTTTTCTTTATCTTTAGGAGTTACGCAGTTGATGTTTTTACCGGTTCCATTTAAGGTTTAAAGATTATGAATCCACCAAAATTTTCTGAATATGATTACATGGCTTTTTTGACAGCAAGTCCCAAAATTTTTACCTGCACAGAGGTTGAGAGAGTTTTACAGGAGCAAAAAAATGCTCCTGCGCATGATTCCATCAATCGACTTCTTCACAGGCTTACGCCTTCAGCATCGGCTCTTCGTAATGAAGCAATTCAGCACGTTATTTTGAAAAAGGGTGTGCTGGTTCTTGACGACTCAACACTGGACAAACTGTACGCTCAACATATTGAGCTGGTATCCAGGCATTGGTCAGGAAAGCACCACGCCGTTGTAAAAGGCATTAATTTGATTACGCTTTTATGGACGGACGGTGATCGTATCATCCCCTGTGATTATAGGATTTATAATAAAGAACAGGATGGTAAAACTAAAAATGATCACTTCTCCGATATGCTTTTAAAAGCTAAAAATCAAGGATTTGAGCCATCATACGTTTTATTTGACAGTTGGTATTCCGGTCTTGAGAATCTCAAAGTGATTCGAAAATATGGATGGTATTGGCTGACCCGGCTCAAATCCAACCGCCTGGTGAATCCTGACGGTAAAACCAATGTGCCTGTTTCATCTGTACACGCCACTGAAACAGGAAAAGTGGTTCACCTTAAAGGGTTCGGTTTTATTAAGCTTTTTGGGATTACAGGCAAAGATGGAACAATTGAATACTGGGCAACAAACCATCTTGATATGGATGATCTTAAGCGACTTCAACTGTCTGAATTTTCATGGAAAATCGAAGAGTATCATCGTAACCTTAAACAGTTCTGTGGAGTGGAACGCTCTCATGTAAGAGCTGCCAAAGCTCAAAGAAATCATATCGGACTTGCAATAAGGACATTCTTGCGTTTTTCGGTCTTCAGTTTCAAGACAGGCCTCAGCTGTTTTGAACTCAAATACAGAATTATCAGGGATGCTGTCAGGAAATATATGGAGCACCCAGCTTGGACTTTTGAGGCAACTGCGTAACTCCTACATTTATTTCCAAATTACAAAGAAGGTTCTGCCTGCAGGGACAAACCCTGAACCTGCCCGGGTACAAAAAAATTTTTATCTTGACATGCTCAAGCCAGAAGCACATATTGCCATATGTCGATATGGAGGATATAAAAATGAAACATCTGATCAAAGTTATGAAAGCCCTTTCCGATCCAGGAAGACTGAAAATTTTAAAAGCGCTGGAAAAACGCAACCTCTGTGTCTGTGAGCTTCAGGAAGTCATGGGCCTTGCCCAGTCCACGGTCAGCAAACATTTAAAAATTCTGGAAGAAGCGGGCCTTGTCCATTGGGAAAAAGAAGGCCCCTGGGTGAACTATGCCCTGGACAAAGAAACGGATAATCCCTATGCCGCAGAAATGCTTGCCAAAGTAAAAAACTGGCTGGAAGACGATGCCGCTGTTTCAGAAATGCAGCTTCTCCTCCCGGAAATACACAGGGACCGCATCCGCAAATCTGTTTCTGACCGGGCG from Desulfobotulus mexicanus encodes:
- a CDS encoding ArsR/SmtB family transcription factor, with amino-acid sequence MKHLIKVMKALSDPGRLKILKALEKRNLCVCELQEVMGLAQSTVSKHLKILEEAGLVHWEKEGPWVNYALDKETDNPYAAEMLAKVKNWLEDDAAVSEMQLLLPEIHRDRIRKSVSDRAAS
- a CDS encoding IS701 family transposase; the protein is MNPPKFSEYDYMAFLTASPKIFTCTEVERVLQEQKNAPAHDSINRLLHRLTPSASALRNEAIQHVILKKGVLVLDDSTLDKLYAQHIELVSRHWSGKHHAVVKGINLITLLWTDGDRIIPCDYRIYNKEQDGKTKNDHFSDMLLKAKNQGFEPSYVLFDSWYSGLENLKVIRKYGWYWLTRLKSNRLVNPDGKTNVPVSSVHATETGKVVHLKGFGFIKLFGITGKDGTIEYWATNHLDMDDLKRLQLSEFSWKIEEYHRNLKQFCGVERSHVRAAKAQRNHIGLAIRTFLRFSVFSFKTGLSCFELKYRIIRDAVRKYMEHPAWTFEATA